One window of the Colletotrichum destructivum chromosome 6, complete sequence genome contains the following:
- a CDS encoding Putative DhaK domain, DhaL domain, dihydroxyacetone kinase, DhaL domain superfamily, translated as MSDRHIFTSSEGLVDKSLRGFISYNPSLGLDQSNRVVFNTTYDRSKISIVSGGGSGHEPAWAGYVGNNMLAASVSGDIFASPSAKQILAAIERVPSDVGTILVITNYTGDCLHFGLAAEKARSRGHNCRMIICGDDVSVGKKGGSLVGRRGLAGQVGVLKVISGASGAGAGSLDDIHKLGVAVESEIVSIAATMDHCHVPGRSEHARLNADEVEVGTGPHNEPGYKKVSPSPSPEALVDQLLRYCLDQNDPDRSYVKFSPNDETILLVSNFGGISYLEMGALVDELLEQLDEKWNIRPSRVYSGPLETSLNAPAFSVSLMNITTASEKCSFSAEQILSFADVKTNTHWESMAGSQTVRRDRKLQFVTSPPEEPKKIEASRDVRMDPATLKSMLRMACLAVIDAEPDLTKWDMVMGDGDCGETLKTGASHLLDALENRGIASEGSIVSVLHELEEIVESKMGGTLGGILGIFFVSLSNSVQEHAHLARSQGILSLWTLALTSGLEQLGHYTPAKIGDRTILDVLIPFVSAIRDGGFEQAVEAAVQGAEYTRKTKAKLGRATYVAVSEKDTTFHPDPGAWGAMVAIKGLQSGMA; from the coding sequence ATGTCAGACAGGCACATCTTCACCTCGTCCGAGGGTCTCGTCGACAAGTCCCTTCGGGGCTTCATCTCATACAACCCCTCGCTCGGCCTGGACCAGTCAAACCGCGTCGTCTTCAACACAACGTACGACAGATCCAAGATCAGCATCGtgtccggcggcggctccggccACGAGCCGGCATGGGCCGGCTACGTCGGCAACAACATGCTGGCGGCCTCCGTCTCCGGTGACATCTTCGCCAGCCCCTCCGCGAAGCAGAtcctggccgccatcgagcgCGTGCCATCAGACGTCGGCACGATCCTCGTCATCACCAACTACACAGGCGACTGCCTCCACTTCGGGctcgcggccgagaaggcgcGGAGCCGCGGCCACAACTGCCGCATGATCATctgcggcgacgatgtcTCGGTTggcaagaagggcggcaGCCTGGTCGGTCGGAGAGGTCTTGCGGGGCAGGTTGGCGTTCTCAAGGTCATCAGCGGAGCGTcgggcgccggtgccgggtCGCTTGATGACATTCACAAGCTCGGTGTCGCCGTGGAGTCCGAGATCGTTTCCATTGCGGCGACGATGGACCACTGCCACGTGCCGGGCCGCTCAGAACATGCTCGGctcaacgccgacgaggtggagGTGGGAACGGGGCCGCACAACGAGCCCGGGTACAAGAAGGTCTCACCCAGTCCATCGCCGGAGGCTCTGGTCGACCAGTTGTTGCGATACTGCCTGGACCAAAACGACCCGGACCGATCATACGTCAAGTTCAGCCCCAATGACGAGACGATCCTGCTGGTCAGCAACTTTGGTGGCATCTCCTACCTGGAGATGGGCGCCCTGGTCGACGAActcctcgagcagctcgacgaaAAGTGGAACATTCGTCCCTCGAGGGTGTACTCCGGCCCGCTCGAGACCTCCCTTAACGCCCCCGCCTTCTCAGTCTCCCTCATGAACATCACGACAGCGTCCGAGAAGtgctccttctcggcggagCAGATCCTGTCCTTCGCCGACGTCAAGACCAACACGCACTGGGAGTCCATGGCCGGGTCGCAGACCGTCAGGCGCGACCGCAAGTTGCAGTTTgtcacctccccccccgaAGAGCCCAAGAAGATCGAGGCCAGCAGGGACGTGAGGATGGACCCGGCGACCCTCAAGTCCATGCTGCGCATGGCCTGTCtggccgtcatcgacgccgagcccgacCTGACGAAGTGGGACATGGTCatgggcgacggcgactgCGGCGAGACCCTCAAGACGGGCGCCTcccacctcctcgacgccctggaGAACAGAGGGATCGCCTCCGAGGGATCCATCGTCTCCGTTCTTcacgagctcgaggagatTGTCGAGAGCAAGATGGGCGGCACACTAggcggcatcctcggcatcttcttcgtctccctCAGCAACTCCGTCCAGGAGCACGCGCACCTCGCGCGGTCGCAGGGCATCCTGTCCCTCTGGACTCTGGCCCTCACGTCCGGCCTGGAGCAGCTGGGCCACTACACGCCTGCCAAGATCGGAGACCGCACCATCCTCGACGTGCTGATCCCCTTTGTCTCGGCCATCCGCGACGGCGGGTTCGAGCAGGctgtcgaggcggcggtccAGGGTGCCGAGTACACGAGGAAGACCAAGGCGAAGCTCGGTCGGGCGACATATGTTGCCGTGTCGGAGAAGGATACCACGTTCCATCCCGATCCCGGCGCGTGGGGTGCAATGGTGGCCATCAAGGGCCTGCAATCGGGCATGGCATAG